The genomic DNA aggataaaaaactactttttttactggaggggggggggggtggttgttgagtcattttagttctcattctacaaaacaattttactttAAATGAATCCCTaactacaaatatttctaaaagtcatcaaattgagaaatggaagaatttttgctatagtaaatgcatggcactaaaataagtAATGTGTCAacgaaaaaaacaattttttccctcactacatactggctttgtattcatagtactacatactactacatactggctttgtattcatagcactacatattactacatactgacgctgcattcatagcactacatactactacatactgatttgaaattgattgtgctgtctgaaacattttcaattttggccaatttagttagaagtggggggggggggggtctgaggcctaactaaaagaatttagttttttatcgtACATTGAAACTATTGGTCTCGAACCTAACACGATTAaggtatgtacatttgtacgtagggattgtatgtctgttttatattttcaactATGGAATGTGTTTCAATAATTTCATGTTTAGCAATGGCTGATTGACAATAGTGCATGCTATTTACAAAGTAACATCGTTAACTTTACATTACATAAGCTGAGTTAATAAGCTTTTTCACTTTCTAGTTCTTTACAACAAATCTGTATATAAAGCAATGATAAGACTGATGTtatataatgttacatgtctatgcATGTCTTTGATGGCATTTAAAAATGATCTCAGTACGTTGCTATCACAGTTGGTAATACAGGGGAGGATTCTTAGTGTATTCTGTTTAGTGTATGTATACgaattacatacaaaatacaattttgtatatatacgtattacatacaaaattcaCTTTTTCATGTTTTGGCGCCACTTTATTTTGGCGAACAAATTTTGACTACTCATTGTTATGCTGATTATTTTGatgcaaaaaaaattgttttcaggtaaatatgataaaatatgttaagaaccaaaatacaaatattcgACAAAAGTGTACATGAGTCAGTAAGGATTAGGTTAAAGATCAAGGATCTGGTTAGACCCCCTAGGATAAacttgggttttttttgtacataattAACAGGattcaatttttatttcttgACAGGAATGGGAGACATTGAATTCAACGTGTATGCCTACATCTATGGCGGTATTAGTGTATTATCACAAGCTTTGTATCTACTCTACATTCAGAAGACGGGAATAGATAAACAGATATCCGCCTTGGGAGTCCTTTTCATCAATAGTATTAACTGTATCCCATTACTCCTAGCCCATACATTAGTCACCTTTGAACTTCCAAAAGCCATCGCTTTCCTGCAGATAACAGATCCCATGTTTATCGCTGTGTTCCTTGTTGTTATCAGCATGGGATGTGTTCtcaattattcattatttttgtgcACAACTTTAAATTCTGCGCTCACTACAAGTTTGGTCGGTGTTATTAAGGGTGTAATAACAACAGTCATTGGCATGGTAACATTTGGTGGGGTTCAACCTACTGTTATGATAATTACTGGAATTGTTATTAATACGATAGGTGGTGTTTGGTATACCTGGATTAAATATCAGGAGAGATTAGATAACGCAGGGCCTGTTGGAGTAACAAAATCTGAAGCGTAATTTCGACCataaaatacattaaagggACATGGACCAACTTGAAACACTAACCATGTCTAAATTTAAATGCCACGTAAAACTCtcttttatgttaatttttgcctTTAAAAGAGCACAAGATGTCTCTATAACATTGACAGTTTATGCATGTTTTCTCGAGGATCATGAGGTCAGTGATATTTTTGGGGTATGCCcaaaaaatatgatattgaaTAATTTATTCTGTTTGACTAACTGTTATCCTACAGATACCATGGTTATTTGTAATGAATAGACCTCTTTCAAtaagtacaataacatgtataaattttcaaatgaaataaacatatcgcagaaaaaaaatttcagatCTAGGCCATGCCCCTTTAAGTGTTTACGAAAAGAATATCTTGAATAGATACAATGTGTTATTCGAAACTAATGTAATTTATCAAGTatgattattttaaatttttagaaattttatgtatatttaagGACAGTGGTTACAAAGTAAGGACATGAAGGAAGGGGTTCgttgtatttatgtataaatTTAGATAATAATATTATTGAAGGATTTATAGTTTTCACAGTTACAAGGTGAACAACTTATTGGTAACGTGGTGGAGtgtgatttattttgaaaatttttgatAGGTTATCATGGTTATGGATAGTCTATAAAGTAAACtgtgaaagggcgccctcacatatCGATCAACCCCTTTCAGGATAAAGCAGTCCAGTGAGGGCAAAATGTCATGACGTATCGTACAATTCAGGTTGTGAATGGGCCAATGTGAAGCCCTCAGAAGAGTCTTGAATCTTATTTGTAATTCAGGCAACAGGTGATAttttttccccatttttttCCTAACCCAAGAAAACGAATCATAGACAAATGTGAATGTCAGAATGAACCTTGTGTAGTGTTTGAAGATGTATCATAATTTGAATTCTCGTTTTAAGAAACAGTGCCATCTAGTGGCAAACCTTGCAATAACTGAAATGTGAATCTTATGTATGGTACTTTTTGTGTTGGCGACATTAAAATACTGGTAAGAATCCTGAAATCTGTCATTTATCTTCATTTTGTCGATCACGTTTCTCGAACAGACGTATCTCAGAAAGTGAACAATACACATGGCAATGTCTAAGCCATGAGCCTACATCAGAATTCAAGATGACTCGTAGAAGTGTTAATTTATTACAAGAAACACATGCGTGTACATCTGAATTCAAGGTGACCGAtaaaagtgttcatttgttCCAAGGAACAGATAGAAAGTCCGAGACTGcatactgtacaatattttacccacagctctccatgtacatgtattcattaaatcttgctatcttaaagtgtaaaatgtgtagtttcttattggtttctgtgtggttgtatgaaACAGAGCCGGTGAACAGTATCATAAAATGAGCTGTAATACCAGCAACAAATTAGATACCATCACGTACAAAGATTTACTCTAGCTGATGATTTATTCACCGATTCCAATTTTTACAATTTCAGTAAATTACACGACAAGATGTTCACACATACAGTaaaattcattgaaatgtaaatttatgtaattatctAGTCCGAATACAACCTGCATGTTAGTCTGTCTGTAGGTATATTGGGGGACTTAGGGAGAAAACATTCATGTAGTCTGACTCCCTAGGTAGTAGAAGAGTTTGATGCACAACATGGTTTGACTCTCTAGGCAGAACAAGTCTGAAACAGAACATAGTTTGACTCTCTAGGCAGAACAAGTCTGAAACAGAACATGGTTTGACTCCCTAGGCAAAACATAGTCTGATGCAGAACATGTATTGTTTAACTCCCTAAGTAGTATGTAGTCCAAGGCTGAACATGAGTTTGACTCTCCAGGTAGAACATGGTCTCACTCCCTAGGCAGTGGGACATAGTCTGAAGCAGAATATGGTTTGCTTCTCTATGCAGAATGATATGGCGTCTGATGAAAGCCATGAACTGACTTTCTCGACAGAACGGAGTCTGATACAAGCCTTGGACTGATTCTCTCGGCAGAATGGCATCTGATGAAAGCCATGGACTGACTCCTTAGGCAGAACAGAGCATAgtctaactacatgtacatgggcaGAACATGGTCAGACTTCTGAGTAATAGAACATAGCCTGATGCAGAACATGGTCTGACTTCCTAGGTGGAACATGGTGAGATCGACTCTGTCTGCAGTCTGAGACACAATGTTACAGAACATAGTCCAACATAGTCTGGCACAGACCATGATGTGACTGCAGAAAATAGTCTGACACTCTCAGCAGAACATGCTCTGATTCCCAAGGCAGAACAATAGTTTGACTCGGGGAATGAAATTACAGACAGGATAATACATGATCATAGTTAAAGTAAATACTATGAAACTGACTTCACAAAATATTCGGCCAACAAGTACTATaggtaaaatttatgtaaataactgaACACCTCTCTCCATTCTGACtcaaatgacaaatatataacattaccTGAAATTCAGGTGTCTTTACACCCGATGtaagaattttaaattttaaaatttcatgatttcttgatgagttaaagtggccacatggatggcaaatcagtatttattttggattatttTTCACAAAACCACTTTACTATATTTTCCTACTTAAAAGaagaatgtgaaataacatataccaagtccatgtttgtaactcgataAATTGCAAAAACTAGAAAGTGTCTgataagtttgttattgtatgtacaataacaaacattttgaacattttgatttttttggcaatttattgagttacaagtatatgttatgttgtttcacattcttttgtcaagtaggaaaacaGTAGAGTTgctttatgaataaaaaatctaaaataaatatcgATTCATCgtccatgtggccactttaattacCTACGCTTTTCCTATCATCAAGTGCATCTGACTACTTTTATTAACGGTTTTGTGATCATAAACACTTCATattatacattattacatatgtacaagagattacttgcactggtgcatgcacatactagtggtatttgcactgcagtgcaataccaaaacattcttgcatacctgcatgcaaaatTACGCATGCAAATTGAAGCAAATGATATCGGACACGATCACTCTCTACATGTGATCacgctgtatgatttttatgaaaatttgctgtcagataaacatgtaataataacagaaccccatgccacatgagtttCAGTGTGGGtattggaggggggggggtatttgcatgagtgcttgcattgttttctgctgcactttcactcgcataggtgcagagaacactgcaagcatttgtgtaaatacccagagtacattgtacaccacacttgcactcacatatCATGGCGTTCTATCATATTACTCTATttaacaataaaatacattcataccataaaaatgtcatgaaaaAACTTAAAATGAATTTTTAGTACTGCATTAACTGATGTCATCAGTCACTCTAATATACCCAAAGTGTTTAAAACACAGAACGAGAGTAGATCTGAAGTGATTACTGTGACTTTGACATCTGTGGGTAAATAGTATAAATAAACGTATGGAACCATTACAGTTCTTTCAATCAATACTAACTATTGATAGAAATCTAAATATGAGCTCTTTAAAGCACAGGGGAGACTTGTATTGTACagaaatgtttcaaacatgCAGAAATACTCAAATATCAAACtatgtaattattgtatttgtcattttatgCCAAAAACCCTAATGACACATACAGAATAATATTGAATGAGCTTAGATTTCCATTCATCTTACTCAGACATGACACATGATAGTAATAAAGTGTATTTATAATACACCCATTATCTTGAGAGCCCCATACACTAACAATTGTTACCCCTGGTATGGATCTATAATGGCACAACAGCcctatacttcctcaactccctgggaagcatacaatccattgcagcctctgtaagcatatacgattaaaacattcacattgcaacctctatcctaccaggtccccaattatacagctgggttgactgggacacagtcatggttcaaaccttgcccaaggactttagccattcagaaacaaagcGACATGGCCCAAAcatgcaacctgcagattccaagccattCCACAATTGTGATAATACAGGGTCAGTGTCTCACTTTCACATCTCCATATCATGTCTGATTTGGCAATGCtagcaaaatattgaaaattagtGAGTACACATAAAAGGTTTCTCAACAGTTTTCATCGAAGTTGTTTTTGCTGACCCCTCAGCAAATCAAGGGGGAGAGGTGTTTGTGAACAACACTGATGAAAACGTACCAATAATTTATCTCTTTACTTAAATGTGACAATGAGACAGGACATATGATGCATTTTCTGAAATAATTAAATTCTGGTTAGGAGGTATCTGGGTTAGGAAACTATCTATTGTACAAAAAACAGAtccattgtaaaaaaaatccttttcttcTTGAACTTCTCTAAATTTTTTTAGCCTACCATTTTCTTGAACAATTTGTTCTAGACATAGCTGAAGACAAAAAATTCACATCAAAGAAGATTTTAGTAACCACTGCAATAATAAAGGGCCTTTCCAATACAAGTGTGTGACAAATAGGTAGAATAAAAGATTGTTGAATACTTTCCTCCAGTACTAGAACAAATGAACCCCTTGGAAAGAAACAGATAGAAATAAGTTTGTGGTTACTTTACTCCACCTAATGTTATACATGTGACAAATAAACCAATTTGATAGAACAAGTTTGTGGTTACTTTACTCCAACTAATGTTATACATGTGATAAATAAACCACTTTGGTAGAAATAAGTTTGTGGTTACTTTACTCCATctaacattttacaaaatgtgatAAACCACCCTGATAGAAATAAATTTGTGGTTACTTTACTGCATCTAACGTTTTATGTGTAATAAACCACCCTGATAGAAATAAGCTTGTTGTTACTTTACTCCACCTGGCGTTATGCGATTGAAAAATAAACCACTCTGTCAGAAATAAGTTTGCTGTTGCTTTACTTCACCTAATGTTATGTGATTGACATATAAACCACTTCAATAGAAACAAGTTTGTGGTTACATTACTCCACCTATAGATGTGATAAATAAACCACTTTGATAGAAACAAGATTGTCGttactttacttcaccaatactAGATCACAAAAAGCTAGTTCAATAGACAAATGTTTGTGGTTAATTTACTCCACTAATACGTGTCACAAATAGACCACTTAATAAGAAATAGACAGAAGTGACGCTGAAAACAATGATGTAACCCAGACCAATTTCACAGTTGACATATTCAAATGAATCCAATAGGATACCACCTATGGGAGTAGCTAGGAGCTGAGGTAGTACTAATGCCTGGAAAGAGAGGAAAAAAAACTCATGATAATTTCtacatatttatgtattgtaatttacaatattgtaaCATTGATCAGATGTATCACCCTAGTATttaaggtacaccatgatggggcgccctcacacatcagtcaacacAACCCCTCTCGCTAGTTTGTAAGGTAAACCATGgaaagtaattacaattttgtatgttttaatatgactcatattttgaacagcAGAGTCAGTTACATAGACATGCGTTGACGTGACATAGATACACGTtatcgtgatgtagaacgaccggggtatacattgtatattacatattatattttattcaacttggctcatgcatggtataattatcgaatatcaaatttatattattcAAACTGACACAAAAATCATACAATTCTAAAAAACTTACTGTGGACCAGATTGCAATATCTTTGGCACTATCTTTCTGGTCTGGTAGAATGTCCAGAACAAGGGCGAAATCAACAGCTACAAATGACCCATAACCAATACCTGCAGTTAATGATTaacatatattgaaattgaCAAGACATAAAACTGTGAAGGATAGACATATTGCTTTATATGCTAGTATTTTACGATCATAACATACTGTAAACCAACTTGAACAGTGATGAATGACAGTACCAACTACCAGAGATCGACAATCATCAGTTGCAGGCAACTAAACCATGTCATCTGCAacagcgccacctagtggtaGGAAGTGGCCAAGGCATGATGTTCTACTTGAAAGCATTCGGTAATACTTTCATGTCTATAATAGTTGTGCCAAATTGGTGAAAACAGTTTTCAGAATGTATTTCAAACTTTAGAAATTAACTCTCAAGTCAGCATCTTGCCTAGTTTACCACaaaatatgt from Glandiceps talaboti chromosome 22, keGlaTala1.1, whole genome shotgun sequence includes the following:
- the LOC144452494 gene encoding uncharacterized protein LOC144452494, which translates into the protein MSVSAALFYGVCSGSMAFINKLVVTTYDFHYPNFIMLSQMIFTAALLEVLRRRGMVNVPGYTLALGKDLLIPSVCYAFHSVFALTALSDINIPMYNVIKRCVPLVNLFIAPFILKKGPPSVAIVSSVSLITIGCVIAGMGDIEFNVYAYIYGGISVLSQALYLLYIQKTGIDKQISALGVLFINSINCIPLLLAHTLVTFELPKAIAFLQITDPMFIAVFLVVISMGCVLNYSLFLCTTLNSALTTSLVGVIKGVITTVIGMVTFGGVQPTVMIITGIVINTIGGVWYTWIKYQERLDNAGPVGVTKSEA